AAATACTCTAATTTATAAAGCGCAAAGATAGTCAAAGAAAGCAGATATTCTTTCTTAAAATTTAACCGCAAAGTTCGCAAGGGTTTACGCAATCCCGATAGCTATCGGGAGCAAAGTATTATTAGTTTTTTTATCCTTGCGAACCTTGCGTAATTCTTTGCGGATTTTTGCGGTTAAACCAGTTATTGTTATAAATATCACTTTTTTAATATATAAAACGTGTTTTTATAACAAAAATACATCTTAGAGAAAAAACACCTAACTTTATTATTTACTTTTGCAGCAGTTTTTAAACGCTTAAAATCAAAATGATATGTTAGAAATCGACTTCAAAGAAATCATTACTGTTAGTATGGTACTTTTTGCCGTAATTGATATTGTAGGTTCCATCCCAATTATTGTGAATTTAAGAGCTAAAGTAGGCCATATAGAATCTGAAAAAGCTTCTATTGTTGCCGGAGCTATTATGATTGTTTTTCTTTTTGTTGGGGAAGGTTTACTGAACCTCATCGGTATTGATGTCCATTCATTTGCCGTTGCAGGATCTTTTGTATTGTTTTTTCTTGCTTTGGAAATGATTTTAGGAATTCGAATTTATAGAGACGAAGAACCAGGTTCTGCTTCTATTGTGCCATTGGCTTTTCCATTAATTGCAGGAGCAGGAACTATGACTACTTTATTGTCGCTTCGTTCTCAGTTTCATACTATTAATATTATCATTGCCATTTTACTCAATATCATATTGGTTTACATTGTTTTGAAGTCTTCTAAGAAAATCGAAAATTTACTGGGAGAAAATGGACTTGGAGTGGTTCGCAAGACATTTGGCGTGATACTTTTAGCAATTGCTGTTAAATTATTCGCCGCTAATGTTAAAGGTTTGTTTGTCTAAAATTTATTTTTATACTTTTACCCCATAAAATTTCTAAAATACAACTTTAAGACATTTTTTAAACCTTAAAGTTTTACTTTATTATTTTAGACCAAACAGAAATAATCTTATGAAAATTTTTACTTCAATCTTAGTGCTTTTAGCATTGGCTTTAATCGTTTTTAATATTACGTTATTAGACTTTAAAAACCCTTTTCAAGGAGATAGTATGGTAGCTTTTATTGGAATAGCCGCTTCATTTTGCGCCGTTTTGATTCTTTTGATTTTTAGAATCTCAAAAAGAATCGAGGAGAAAATGAATGAAAACAGATAATATGTTTGATGTTTTAATTATTGGCGGTGGCGTATCGGGAATATCTTGTGCCCTTGTCTTAGGATCTGCAAAAAATAAAGCTTTTGTGACCGATAAAAAAATCGGAATTTTTACGCATCAAAAAACTTCTTCTCTGCAAGAAGCAATTTTTTATAATGCTTACGGCATTACACCGGGCAAATTAGGCTCTGAATTACTTACAGAAAGCACGCAGGATCTAGCCTCGACTTATCCTCATATTGAACAGATTCCAAATGAAAAAGCAATTAAAGTAGAAGGAACTTATCCTGAATTTACTGTCACTACTAATAAAAACTCCTACCAAACAAAAAATATCGTTGTGGGAATTGGTTCTGCCAATACTTTTGACATTGAAGGCTTAATGCAATATATTGAACCTCATAAAAAAGCACTTCCTGAAAAACAGCGTATTCAGTTAAAAAATGAAGATCATAAAGTTGCTGACGGTATTTACGTTATCGGCACTTTAGCAGGTTGGAGAAGTCAGCTGGCAATTGCTGCCGGAAGTGGCG
This portion of the Flavobacterium panacagri genome encodes:
- a CDS encoding MarC family protein, translated to MLEIDFKEIITVSMVLFAVIDIVGSIPIIVNLRAKVGHIESEKASIVAGAIMIVFLFVGEGLLNLIGIDVHSFAVAGSFVLFFLALEMILGIRIYRDEEPGSASIVPLAFPLIAGAGTMTTLLSLRSQFHTINIIIAILLNIILVYIVLKSSKKIENLLGENGLGVVRKTFGVILLAIAVKLFAANVKGLFV
- a CDS encoding FAD-dependent oxidoreductase, with product MFDVLIIGGGVSGISCALVLGSAKNKAFVTDKKIGIFTHQKTSSLQEAIFYNAYGITPGKLGSELLTESTQDLASTYPHIEQIPNEKAIKVEGTYPEFTVTTNKNSYQTKNIVVGIGSANTFDIEGLMQYIEPHKKALPEKQRIQLKNEDHKVADGIYVIGTLAGWRSQLAIAAGSGAAVATDILTLWNNGVQTHAHDSIR